The Haloplanus sp. CK5-1 genome segment CATATGCGTCGCGTCGATCACGAAATCAAACAGGGGCAAGTCCCACGTCCAGATGGTCAGCTTCCACCACAGGTGTAAGCTCCTGTCTTGCTTCTCAGTCGCTTCTGCGTAGTAGTTTACTCTGGGGTAAACTACTTTGGCGTACTCGATTGAACACACCAATATGGACGATGGCCTTGGGAACGGTGAGAACACGGCACCACGGGAACTCATGCATTTCGTCACTCAGCAGACGCGGTTCGCGCTGATCAACAACATTCTCCAGCACCCCGAGCAGTTGCCCTCGATGTACGAGCTCGAGGAGCTCAATCCCAGCGTGAGCGATGCCACCGTCTACAAGCATATCCAGAAGCTCATCGACGCCGGCATCGTCAAGGAGGTTGCCCTGGACGACGACCAGCGCCGACAGGGCTACCCGTGGAAGTTCTACGGGCTCACCGAAGACGGCCGCGAGTTCTTGGAGACGCACAATCTGCTCGCCGCGGAGGAGACACTCCAGCAAATCTACGACACCATCGCCGATAAGCCCGAGAAGATGGTCAAGTACGAGAACGCCGCCCGTCCGGACGGCGTCTAACGGCACCTGACTCTGTTGAAACCCTCAGAAGTTGATAAGAATGGCGTGCTGAATAGAACGCGCATATTCAGCAAACACAACTGAAGGCATTCGTCTTTAGCTAAGACTCACACCTCGTTTCCGGTATACATCTAGGTCAGTGCCGTCCGCTCGTGATCAGTTCAGTTGGAGAAACTGGTAGTTCAGGATCGCTGCGAAGCCGACCCAAGCGATGTAGGGGATCAGCATTGCGGCGGCACGACGGTCTACGCGTGCGAACGCCCACGTGGTGGGCAACAGCAAGACAAAGAGCCCGAGGATAACCCCAAATGCCAGCCCGATGCTCTGGAAAGCGAAGAAAGTC includes the following:
- a CDS encoding PadR family transcriptional regulator, with the protein product MDDGLGNGENTAPRELMHFVTQQTRFALINNILQHPEQLPSMYELEELNPSVSDATVYKHIQKLIDAGIVKEVALDDDQRRQGYPWKFYGLTEDGREFLETHNLLAAEETLQQIYDTIADKPEKMVKYENAARPDGV